The following proteins are encoded in a genomic region of Deinococcus cellulosilyticus NBRC 106333 = KACC 11606:
- a CDS encoding ABC transporter substrate-binding protein, protein MNKKILTALLVLTVPVSAYADPITINMWRHETGDDEVNANRAAIERFNKSQDRYRVVYESLPKGSYTQAITAAALAGTLPCIFDMDQPTVPNFAWSGYIRPLDTHLDAKLRKTINAGGKGEFKGKLYSVGQFDVALGIFARKSALTRAGIRIPTVSKPWTLEEFNGVLATLKASGDWEYPIEIHNGYDGEWWTYAFSPWLQSFGGDLLNPKDLTQADGYLNGPAAVKFGQWFQGLFTKGYANKKPADDQAFLLGRVPLDYTGSWAYGDFSKKWGSDLLVLPPPNFGKGPKIGAASWQWGISSSCKNPEGAAAYINFMMSPKEVATMSDKTSLIPTTTGAAPLTRDYHSKGKARFYYEFSKRFAVSRPPTPGYPFVTSTFEKTLRAIVQGANVQDTLDDAVDLIERNIKDNKGYGLK, encoded by the coding sequence ATGAACAAGAAGATCCTGACCGCCCTGCTCGTTTTGACTGTACCCGTAAGCGCTTACGCAGATCCGATCACCATCAACATGTGGCGACATGAAACCGGTGACGATGAAGTGAACGCCAACCGGGCCGCCATTGAGCGGTTCAACAAAAGCCAGGACAGGTACCGGGTGGTGTACGAGAGCCTGCCCAAAGGCTCCTACACCCAGGCGATCACTGCAGCCGCCCTCGCAGGCACCCTGCCCTGCATCTTTGACATGGACCAGCCCACCGTGCCCAACTTCGCATGGTCAGGCTACATCCGGCCCCTGGACACCCACCTGGACGCAAAACTGCGGAAAACCATCAATGCAGGGGGGAAAGGCGAATTCAAAGGGAAACTCTACTCGGTCGGGCAATTCGATGTGGCCCTCGGGATTTTCGCCCGCAAATCTGCACTGACCAGAGCAGGCATTCGCATCCCCACGGTCAGCAAGCCCTGGACCCTGGAAGAATTCAACGGTGTGCTCGCCACCCTCAAGGCTTCAGGGGACTGGGAGTACCCCATCGAGATTCACAACGGTTACGATGGCGAATGGTGGACTTACGCCTTCAGCCCCTGGTTGCAATCCTTTGGAGGCGACCTCCTGAACCCGAAAGACCTCACCCAGGCCGATGGTTACCTGAATGGTCCTGCCGCCGTCAAATTCGGGCAGTGGTTCCAGGGCCTGTTCACGAAAGGGTACGCCAACAAGAAACCCGCAGACGATCAGGCTTTCCTGCTCGGACGGGTGCCCCTCGATTACACCGGAAGCTGGGCGTATGGCGATTTCTCGAAAAAGTGGGGCAGTGACCTGCTGGTGCTCCCCCCACCGAACTTCGGCAAGGGACCGAAAATCGGGGCGGCCTCCTGGCAGTGGGGGATTTCGAGCAGTTGCAAGAACCCTGAAGGGGCTGCAGCCTACATCAACTTCATGATGTCCCCGAAAGAAGTCGCCACCATGAGCGACAAAACCAGCCTGATTCCCACCACCACCGGGGCTGCCCCCCTCACCAGGGATTACCACAGCAAGGGCAAAGCCCGCTTCTATTACGAGTTCAGCAAACGCTTTGCGGTCAGCCGCCCACCCACCCCTGGTTATCCCTTCGTGACCAGCACCTTCGAGAAGACGCTGCGGGCCATCGTGCAGGGCGCGAACGTGCAGGACACCCTCGATGATGCCGTGGACCTGATCGAACGCAACATCAAAGACAACAAAGGGTACGGCCTGAAGTGA
- a CDS encoding glycoside hydrolase family 32 protein produces the protein MQSTRTLLLTLGLSAALFSCATTSVTPPPGFPLPRATYDEQWRPQVHFTPQRNWMNDPNGLVYLDGEYHLFYQHNPFGNTWGHMSWGHAVSKDLVHWEELPVAIPEAEDIAIFSGAAVYDKNNTSGLGTAANPPLVAIFTGWNKSTNNQSQYIASSTDKGRTWTRYGTAPVLDIGSTESRDPKVFWHEPGKQWIMVFAKAKEHKVAIYGSKDLKNWNHLSDFGPYGSEGDVWEVPDLIQLPVDGDPTKKKWVMIVSVNGGSLYGGSGIQYFPGEFNGTTFTPDPLPVVSEPTGVVFADFEGPTYGDWVATGDAFGTGPAQGALPGQSPVTGFKGKGLVNTFLNFDQGTGTLTSPEFLINKPFITFLMGGGNHPGETAMNLLVDGKVVRSATGQDSEALRAKFFDVADLKGKKAKLQILDTHTGGWGHINVDHIMFTDAVVNEMEFKTLWADFGKDFYAGVTYDNLPTDEKIWIGWMSNWQYAGALPTYPWRNAQSIPRKLSLKTTPEGLRLAQEPIQALKTQRGVNFSAGNLPVSQVNERLKAAGVRGKTLEVLLEIDAKDAEALGLKLHKSSAEQTVITYNRAAERISVDRTQAGEGSFSNGFPEVHAAPLKNVGDTLTLHVILDTSSIEVFAEDGRVVFSDLTLSSPSSDGIELFSTGGDPVVRKLEVFELKSIWKK, from the coding sequence ATGCAAAGCACGCGAACCTTGCTCCTCACCCTTGGCCTCTCTGCCGCCCTGTTCAGTTGTGCCACCACCAGTGTCACCCCACCCCCTGGTTTTCCCCTCCCCAGGGCCACCTATGACGAACAGTGGCGTCCACAGGTGCACTTCACCCCACAGCGCAACTGGATGAACGACCCCAACGGTCTGGTTTACCTGGATGGGGAGTACCACCTGTTTTACCAGCACAACCCTTTTGGCAACACCTGGGGACACATGAGCTGGGGGCATGCGGTCTCAAAAGACCTCGTGCACTGGGAAGAACTCCCGGTGGCCATTCCAGAAGCTGAGGACATCGCCATTTTTTCAGGTGCTGCAGTGTATGACAAAAACAACACCTCTGGACTGGGCACGGCAGCAAACCCTCCACTGGTGGCGATTTTCACCGGGTGGAACAAGAGCACGAACAACCAGTCCCAGTACATTGCCTCATCCACCGACAAGGGGCGCACCTGGACCAGGTACGGCACGGCTCCCGTGCTGGACATTGGCAGCACCGAATCCCGCGATCCCAAGGTGTTCTGGCATGAACCCGGCAAGCAGTGGATCATGGTCTTTGCCAAGGCCAAAGAACACAAAGTGGCGATCTACGGCTCAAAGGATCTGAAAAACTGGAACCACCTGAGTGACTTCGGTCCTTATGGCAGTGAGGGGGATGTGTGGGAGGTCCCGGACCTGATTCAACTCCCGGTGGATGGGGACCCCACAAAGAAAAAATGGGTGATGATCGTCAGCGTGAATGGCGGCTCCCTGTATGGTGGGTCAGGCATCCAGTACTTCCCCGGTGAATTCAATGGCACCACCTTCACCCCTGATCCCCTCCCTGTGGTCTCAGAGCCTACAGGAGTGGTTTTCGCAGATTTTGAGGGTCCCACGTACGGGGACTGGGTGGCCACTGGTGACGCTTTTGGCACTGGACCTGCACAGGGTGCCCTCCCTGGACAGAGTCCTGTCACGGGATTCAAAGGCAAGGGTCTGGTGAACACCTTCCTGAATTTCGACCAGGGCACCGGAACCCTCACCAGTCCAGAATTTTTGATCAACAAGCCCTTCATCACCTTCCTGATGGGCGGTGGAAACCATCCTGGTGAAACCGCAATGAACCTCCTGGTGGATGGCAAAGTGGTGCGCAGTGCCACTGGACAGGACTCTGAAGCCCTCAGGGCAAAGTTCTTCGATGTGGCAGACCTGAAAGGCAAGAAAGCCAAATTGCAGATTCTGGACACCCACACCGGAGGCTGGGGTCACATCAACGTGGACCACATCATGTTCACGGATGCGGTGGTCAATGAGATGGAATTCAAAACCTTGTGGGCTGATTTTGGCAAGGACTTCTACGCTGGAGTGACTTACGACAACCTGCCGACCGATGAAAAGATCTGGATTGGCTGGATGAGCAACTGGCAATATGCGGGTGCCCTGCCCACCTACCCCTGGCGGAACGCCCAGTCCATTCCCAGAAAGCTCTCCCTGAAAACCACCCCGGAAGGCTTGCGTCTGGCCCAGGAACCCATTCAGGCCCTCAAAACCCAACGTGGGGTGAATTTCAGTGCAGGCAACCTGCCGGTTTCCCAGGTCAATGAACGCCTGAAAGCTGCAGGCGTCAGGGGCAAGACCCTGGAGGTGCTGCTGGAAATCGATGCAAAGGATGCAGAAGCCCTGGGCCTGAAGCTTCACAAATCCAGCGCTGAACAGACGGTGATCACCTACAACCGGGCAGCAGAGCGCATTTCTGTGGACCGCACGCAGGCAGGGGAGGGGAGTTTCTCAAATGGCTTCCCGGAAGTGCACGCTGCACCCCTGAAAAACGTGGGCGACACCCTCACCTTGCACGTCATTCTGGACACCTCCTCCATTGAGGTCTTTGCCGAAGATGGGCGGGTGGTGTTCAGCGATCTGACCCTCTCCAGCCCGAGCAGCGATGGCATTGAGCTTTTCAGCACCGGAGGAGATCCGGTGGTGCGCAAGCTGGAGGTGTTCGAGCTGAAATCCATCTGGAAGAAGTGA
- a CDS encoding LacI family DNA-binding transcriptional regulator → MTKRATLADIARKVGVSESTVSRALAGSDLISDDTKIRISRVAEQLGYQLPALARAIRGSRTQVVLHLTESPTLDFHARLAQGLHEASLRNNHLLVTHQSFLDHFTEEQYLQILAPLAPAGVVVTPTSSNLPLLRAIAEKYPLITLDRDVEVGLHAVLLDNKQAMRQGIEHLVELGHTRIALLVGKDPMTVGFERRQGYLDSLRALHVPIDPSLMVREDFTEAGGYRAARDLLDHRTEHHFTAMMATNGDMTIGMLRAIRDVGLKVPQDLSVIGFDDSRYHTLMDPPLTVITQPAFEMGEYAANLLFEHLEHPTETSSRVRRMPASLLLRRSTTFLR, encoded by the coding sequence ATGACCAAGCGGGCCACCCTGGCTGACATCGCCAGAAAAGTGGGGGTCTCAGAGTCCACGGTCTCCAGAGCCCTTGCCGGAAGCGATCTCATCTCAGACGACACCAAAATCAGAATTTCCCGGGTGGCAGAACAGCTGGGATACCAGTTGCCCGCACTGGCCAGGGCGATCAGAGGGTCCAGGACCCAGGTGGTCCTTCACCTCACCGAAAGCCCCACGCTGGACTTTCATGCAAGACTTGCACAGGGCCTGCATGAGGCCTCCCTGCGAAACAACCACCTGCTCGTTACCCACCAGTCGTTTCTGGACCACTTCACCGAAGAGCAGTACCTGCAGATCCTTGCCCCTCTGGCCCCTGCTGGTGTGGTGGTGACCCCCACTTCCAGCAACCTGCCCCTGCTTCGTGCCATCGCTGAAAAGTACCCCCTGATCACCCTGGACCGGGATGTGGAAGTGGGCCTGCATGCGGTCCTGCTCGACAACAAGCAGGCCATGCGGCAGGGCATCGAACACCTCGTGGAACTCGGACACACCCGCATTGCCCTGCTGGTCGGCAAGGACCCCATGACCGTGGGTTTTGAGCGCCGCCAGGGCTACCTGGATTCCCTGCGTGCCCTGCATGTGCCCATTGACCCCTCCCTGATGGTGCGTGAAGACTTCACCGAGGCCGGAGGATACCGCGCTGCCAGAGACCTGCTGGACCACCGAACGGAACACCACTTCACCGCCATGATGGCCACCAACGGAGACATGACCATCGGCATGCTGCGGGCCATCCGGGACGTGGGCCTGAAAGTCCCCCAGGACCTCTCGGTGATCGGGTTTGACGATTCCCGCTACCACACCCTGATGGACCCGCCCCTCACGGTGATCACCCAGCCAGCATTCGAGATGGGGGAGTACGCGGCAAACCTGCTCTTTGAGCACCTGGAGCACCCCACCGAGACCTCCTCACGGGTGAGGCGCATGCCTGCTTCATTGCTTCTTCGCCGCTCCACCACTTTCCTCAGATAA